GGCGAGCTCGGTGCTGGAGCGCGGGCTCCGCACCGCCATCACCGCGCTGCACTCGAGCCACGACGCCGCGAGCACATCGAGCGCGAAGTCGATCGGGGTGGTGGCGGCGCGCTCGGCGGCGGCGCGCAGCGTGAGCCCGTGCGCCCAGGCGGGGCCGGGGGAGGCGATGTGTGCCAGCGTGATCATGTCGGGCCAGTCGGGGCCGAGGCTGGCGCTCTGGGACGCCCTCCGCTCGCCGACCTCCCGCAGCCAGGCGCGCCGCGACGGGTCCGCGAGCACGGCGACGGCCTCCGCGCGGGGCAGTGCCGACACCTCCGGCGGCAGGAGGGGCATGCCGAGCAGGGTGCAGCCGCGGGTGTACGGGTACGCGTCGAAGGTCGCGTCCACGCCGGCGTCCTCGAGCGCGGCGAGCTGGCCCAGGAGGATGTCGGCGTCGGCGTGGAAGTGCGAGACGTGCACCGGCAACGGCGCGCCGGCCTCCTGCTGCGCCCACCGGGCGATGTCCACGATCTCCGCGATCCCCGCCGCCGTGTTCGACTCGTAGCCGCCGCGCATGTGGGTGACGTAGACACCGCCCGCAGCGGCGACGGGAGCGCAGAGGGCCGCGATCTCGGCGGCGTCCTGGAAGACCCCGGGCACGTAGTCGAGCCCCGTCGACAGGCCGAGCGCGCCCGCGGCCATCCCCTCGGCGACGAGGGCGGCCATGCGTCGCCGCTCGTCGTCGCTCGCCGGGTGGTCGTGGCGGCCGCAGACCTCGAACCGCACGGTCCCGGCTGGCACGAGGTACCCGGCGTTGATCGGGGAGGCGCCGTCGACGGCCGAGAGGAAGGAGGCCGCACCCCCGCCGCGATAGGAGGGGTGCGGCCCGTTGATGGCCGCGAAGTACTCGGTCGCGTATGCGCCGTCGCCGGGCGCGTACGACACGCCGTCCTGCCCGGCGATGACGGAGGTGACGCCCTGGCGCAGCAGCGCACGGGTGACCTCGGGGTCGCCGAGCAGGCCGTCGGCGTGGGAGTGGGCGTCCACGAAGCCGGGGAGGACGAACCGGCCGGAGACGTCCAGCACGTCGTCGGCGGGATCGTGCCCGACCGTCCCGACCTGGGCGATGTCGCCGCCCTCGATCGAGACATCGGCGCGAACGGGCCCGTCGGCGCCGATCACCGATCCGCCGCGCAGCACGATCCGTGTGCTCATGCTGCGCCCCCTCAGAACCACGTGCGGACGAGGTCGACGACGAGGTCGGAGTCCGCCGACGCGACGACGGGCAGCAGGCGCCACTTGTCGAAGGCCGTGCACGGGTGCGACAGGCCCAGCCGGATCTCCGCCCCGATCGGCAGGTGCTCCTCCGAGCGCACGTACGAGTGCTGGTCGTTCATGGCGGACACCGTGGCCTGGAGGGGGCGCCACGGCTCCGACGCGTCGATGCGCCACGCCCGCGGGATGGGGAGCCCCTCGTCGTAGGGGAAGTCCCGCTTGCCCCCGTCGACCAGGGCGAGGCCCGGCTCCGGACTCGACACCACGCGGGCGAACCCGTGCAGGGCGTTGACGAACCGCGGTGCCTCCGCAGTCTCCCCACCCGCGCCGGAGGAGGCTCCCTCATCGAAGGGGGAGATGCCGCGGTAGAAGCCGTCGTCGTGCGTGATGTACGCGCCCGAGCGCAGGGTGAAGCGCGTGCGCCCGTCGCGGGCGGCGCCCTCCCAAACGCGCGCGACGATGTCGAAGTAGGCGCTGCCTCCCGCTGTCACCACGAGGTCGCCGTCGTCGTAGAGCGGGGCGAGCGCGCCGTGCAGGTCGAGCTGCGCCTCGAGGTACGCCGTCACGGCGGAGAGGGAGGCGGGGGAGCGGTCGTGGCCGAGGCTGCCCTCGTAGCCGGAGACACCCGCGAGGCGCAGCACCGGGGAGGCGGCGATGCGCTCGGCGACCGCGACGGCCTCCGCGGCCGAGCGCGCGCCGGTCCGGCCGCCGGCGGCGCCAAGCTCGACGCAGACGTCGACCGCGCGCGGTGCACCGCCGGCGATGAGGCCCGCCTCCATCGCCTCCACCGTGGCGAGGGAGTCGGCCCAGCACACGAACCGGAAGTCCGGGTCCGCCAGCTCGCCGGCGAGCCAGGCCAGCGACCGCGGGTCGACGGCGGCGTTGGCCAACATGATCGACGTCAGGCCGAGGTCGCGCCCGGTGCGCACCTGACCCATCGTCGCGAGGGTGATGCCGGTCGCGCCGGCGTCGAGCTGGCGCTGCCACAGGGCCGGGGCCATCGTCGTCTTGCCGTGTGGCATGAGATCGAAGCCGCGCTCGGCGCACCAGGCCGCCATCGTCGCGATGTTGGCGGTCATCGCGGCGTCGTCGAGAGCGATGAGGGGAGTCCAGAATTCGCGCAGCCGCGGCCCCGTCGCCAGGAACTCGGCGACCGTGCGGCCGACCGCCCGGTCGGGCAGGCCCTTGTCACGCGTGGTCAGCACGTCGCGTGCCGTCAGCACGTCGCGTGCCGTCAGCACGTCGCGTGCCGTCAGCACCTCGTGTGCGGTCGGGTACGCATCCTCGGCGCGGTTCATCCTGGACTCCTCCTCGCTCAGCGGGACTTCTTGACGGTAGCGGTCGCGGCCAGCTCGTGCAGGCGACCCGCGCCCTCGACATCCGGCCGGATCGACGCGCTCAGCGTGGCGATCACGCCGACGATCGAGATGACCGCCGCGTACGCGACCACCGGCCAGAACGACCCGCCCGCCGCAGCGACGAGCGCGGTGCAGATCAGCGGGGCGAGCCCGCCGCCGAGCGTGTTCGACACCTGATATCCGATGTTGACGCCCGTCGTGCGCGCCTCCGGGTCGAACATCTCGGCGAGCATCGTCGACAGCGTCGCCTGCATGGCGACACCGAACACGACGAAGCCGAGGATCTGGCCCAGCCAGATCAGCCACATGTTGCCGGTGCTGAACAGCATGAAGGCCGGATAGACCATCAGGGCGAAGCCGACGCAGCCGATGATGTACACCGTGCGGCGGCCGATGCGGTCCGAGATCGCGCCCCACAGCGGGGCGACGACGATCTGCAGCAGGCCGACGATCATCGTGCCGGCGAAGCCCATCCACGCCGGGAGGTTCTTGTCCGACACCATGAAGGCCAGCCCGTAGGTGAGCACGACGTAGCCCGCGATCGACTGCGGGAGGCCGATCAGGATGCCCATGATCGCGTTCTTCGGGTGCCGGAACGCCTCGACCAGCGGGTTCGCCTTCTTGCCGGTGGCGGCGATCTGGATCGCCTGCGTGTCGAGGAACTCCTCCGACTCCTCCAGGTGCCGGCGCAGCACCACCGCGACGATCGCCAGCACGAGCGAGAACACGAACGGGATGCGCCAGCCCCACTGCAGGAACCACGACTCGGGGGTGAGCCCGAGCGCCGCCATGAACCCGCCGGAGACGACGTTGGCGATGCCGGCGCCGCTGATCAGGAACGCGCCGTAGAGCCCGCGCCGGCCGGTGGGCGCCGCCTCGACGACCATCGTCGCCGCGCCGCCCATCTCGCCGCCGACGAAGAAGCCCTGCAGGAGCCGGAAGAACAGCAGGAGCAGCGGTGCCGCAATCCCGATGGCCTGGTCGGAGGGGATCAGGCCGATGCCGGCGGTCGCGAGGCCCATCCCGATGACGGTGCTCATGAGCACGGTCTTGCGGCCGATCCTGTCGCCGACGAGACCCCAGATGATGCCGCCCACCGGGCGCAGGAAGAAGCCGACGGCGAAGGT
The sequence above is a segment of the Leifsonia williamsii genome. Coding sequences within it:
- a CDS encoding N-acyl-D-amino-acid deacylase family protein, which translates into the protein MSTRIVLRGGSVIGADGPVRADVSIEGGDIAQVGTVGHDPADDVLDVSGRFVLPGFVDAHSHADGLLGDPEVTRALLRQGVTSVIAGQDGVSYAPGDGAYATEYFAAINGPHPSYRGGGAASFLSAVDGASPINAGYLVPAGTVRFEVCGRHDHPASDDERRRMAALVAEGMAAGALGLSTGLDYVPGVFQDAAEIAALCAPVAAAGGVYVTHMRGGYESNTAAGIAEIVDIARWAQQEAGAPLPVHVSHFHADADILLGQLAALEDAGVDATFDAYPYTRGCTLLGMPLLPPEVSALPRAEAVAVLADPSRRAWLREVGERRASQSASLGPDWPDMITLAHIASPGPAWAHGLTLRAAAERAATTPIDFALDVLAASWLECSAVMAVRSPRSSTELARVFSHPAHTGGSDGIFIGAHPHPRAAGTFARYLREFVRDLGAWSWADAVHHLSALPARRFGLERRGAVAPGAVADLAVVDPSAVADLATYERPRETAVGIDDVFVGGVRVLAAGEPTGALPGRGLRRAGPLPAAGRP
- a CDS encoding alanine racemase, whose translation is MNRAEDAYPTAHEVLTARDVLTARDVLTARDVLTTRDKGLPDRAVGRTVAEFLATGPRLREFWTPLIALDDAAMTANIATMAAWCAERGFDLMPHGKTTMAPALWQRQLDAGATGITLATMGQVRTGRDLGLTSIMLANAAVDPRSLAWLAGELADPDFRFVCWADSLATVEAMEAGLIAGGAPRAVDVCVELGAAGGRTGARSAAEAVAVAERIAASPVLRLAGVSGYEGSLGHDRSPASLSAVTAYLEAQLDLHGALAPLYDDGDLVVTAGGSAYFDIVARVWEGAARDGRTRFTLRSGAYITHDDGFYRGISPFDEGASSGAGGETAEAPRFVNALHGFARVVSSPEPGLALVDGGKRDFPYDEGLPIPRAWRIDASEPWRPLQATVSAMNDQHSYVRSEEHLPIGAEIRLGLSHPCTAFDKWRLLPVVASADSDLVVDLVRTWF
- a CDS encoding MFS transporter — protein: MTTVTAQRGLSRTQRKTVAGGAIGTLIEYYDYYLYGLAAAAVFPTVFFSSNDPVIAQLASFATFAVGFFLRPVGGIIWGLVGDRIGRKTVLMSTVIGMGLATAGIGLIPSDQAIGIAAPLLLLFFRLLQGFFVGGEMGGAATMVVEAAPTGRRGLYGAFLISGAGIANVVSGGFMAALGLTPESWFLQWGWRIPFVFSLVLAIVAVVLRRHLEESEEFLDTQAIQIAATGKKANPLVEAFRHPKNAIMGILIGLPQSIAGYVVLTYGLAFMVSDKNLPAWMGFAGTMIVGLLQIVVAPLWGAISDRIGRRTVYIIGCVGFALMVYPAFMLFSTGNMWLIWLGQILGFVVFGVAMQATLSTMLAEMFDPEARTTGVNIGYQVSNTLGGGLAPLICTALVAAAGGSFWPVVAYAAVISIVGVIATLSASIRPDVEGAGRLHELAATATVKKSR